The stretch of DNA TATCTGGGAACCCCAACATTTGACATTGCCTCCATCCTACCCTATTCATTATTTTTTCAAGTCATATCATctgcagaaaaagaaaaaatttAGTAGTGCTATGGTTGTATAATAGGCTGGGTAGTCTTGTTGACTGCCCCCCTATTTTATTGCTCCTGTAGCTTCCTACCAAAAGTCAGTAGATTCTGTAGATTTCTTAGTCATATATGTAGCTTTTGTAGTCTTCTGTAATTTTAATAAATAGTATAATATTAATCTATAGGTACTACATTGCTAACTATATATTTTTATGCGCAATTTAATATTGAGTAAAAATCATTAATAGGACAGTTGGTATCATTAATATCTTTATTAGCCATTCTACTCCGTCCAATTAGCTGACTTTGGATAGTAAGCCTCCATCCAGTCTAACAACATATTATACCTCTATCTAACTCTCTTCAACTTGTCTACTATCAGAATCTGTTAAGTAAATAACAACAGAAAAGATATGGTTAGGACTAGAATCGAACCAATGACTCCCAAGTATGTTGCCAATACTTTACCACTGAGCTATATGACCTATAAATAGATTGAGAGTTATATGTCAATATCCACTATTGAATCCATTATTTGGACTCTGTGTTGTGTTTGTTAACATTGACATTAGTATTGTTGTTATTCCACTTATTCTATTCCATCTAATTCCATATCATAAAATCCCATAACTCAATTGACATTTACGCTATAGTCCATATTGTTTTGTAAAGTCTTATGGTCTACTGGTTAAGGACAGTCTATTTTTGGCTAAGGTTGACGGTTCAATCCTTGAGCAGGCCATTTATTTCGCTCGCAGACTACAAAGTCTATAAGTATATTGTAAGTACTACTGTATGTTGCATGGGCCTTGATTATATAGTTTCCATAAATTACTGTATATTGTGAATACAATGTATTAAACCTATGTAATGAAAATATATTAGATAATGATGTTATGTAAGGCTACTAAGTGCAAAAAAGGCTACTGGAAAGTGTGGTTACTACGGTGTCTACTGTAATATAGGTGTGTACTACTGAAAAAAACCTTTTCCGCTGATGATGTAACTTGAGAATCAGAATATACGCTTACAAACTACTCTCTGGAAACACACTCTGAGGTCGCGTGCCATACTCACTTACTCTCTGTTGCATTTCATTCTGCCTTGCGTTGCTTTCTGTGTCCTCACGGATATTTCAGAGACGAATTTAGATAGCTGCCTGTATTATATTGGTTAGCCGGCTGACCCTCTGCGGCCTGAGAGCTCAGGCAATACTCGGACATAGTCACACAAGATTACCAAAACTGTAGGAATCACTGACAGAAGCAAGACCTGATCTTATGAGGTTGCCCTTCACGCCTCATTGATACCTCGATAATCGCACATCCATTTAAAATTGAGTTTCTTTCATGACAACGTGAGTCGAAATCGCGAAGTTTGAGTACTCTAGAGCCAAATCATCCATTTTCAGTTTCagaatgaagatgatatGTGATTTTACTTACTTCTAGTGAGCTCAACGCTGCAATTACGGTGAGAAATCAGACTGATACCTATCTTGATGTTCAATTTGTCAATAATATGTTTCTCCTTCACTTAGCGTTCGGGCTTTGGTAATCTCAACGAGCTCTCATGGATCCTCGGATCCATACCTATGCTTGAATAAAGAGCACGAGATACAATTGAGATAGTTTTGCACAATTCAATCCACTGCATTGTTTCAAGTTAAAGAAGCAAGTGGACTCAGCCTGAGGAAGAATTCTCTTTCAAATGACCTGGTCATTATGACAGATAAACCGCATCTCCTCCGGGACTCTCCACCCTGAAAAGTAGGGCCAGGAACGATCCAGTGGAAACACCTGAGGACGGCACAACAGCGGCACCCTCATATCCACAGGAAATGGTCCGATATTTTGCCATTTTCGGCCTAAAATCAGCTCAAAACCTAACAATCCCTTTGTTTAACTTGGGGTTAATCGAATCCCTTTCACCTCCCTTTCAACATCACCTcccttttgtttttttgtccCTAGAATAAAAGCCTGACTCCATGCCACCTATCaaaattcattttcttcCGCAACTACAACAGGTACGCGTCCTCCCAGGTCAAGATGCATTTTGGTTATTCATCACTCGCTATAGCACTTACTATAATCAAGGAACTTCAAATCTGTATCGTAAGATATGCCGCTCAACAACGCCTTTACTCAGTCTACTGCTGATGCCACCGTCTATTATGACTTTGGCGACGCTTCAGATGCTACGATCATCCGAGCTTCAGACACCACTATGGGTATGGAGGAAAACGAAGTGGAGGATATCCTGAACGACCTTGCAACGCCTTCTATCAGCAACGGGAACCCAACTACTATCAACACTATTGGTAATCCTCCATCGCCAACAGACAGTCGCCCCGAAACACATATGTTTCAACAATCCTTACCATCGAGTCCCCTTCGCGCGAGATTCAGTAACCTTGTTCTCCAGGCCGGTACCCCTCCACCCGTATTGCATCTGTTCCCTGAACTAAAGAGGGATGACCTTATACGTATCATGTCACACCAGCTGGAGGCTAGAGACCTCCACAGACTGCAACCAACCATTCACTCCGATGGTAGCCCCGACGTCGGCGAGAATATCGAAAACGCGACTTTCGATTCGCTTTACTTGTTACTCTTAAGATACTTTGAGATCGTCTCAATGTACTTTGCCCAAGACTACCTGATCACCCTAGCCTTCTTTGAATTCCTTGCCCATTTCCAGAGCATCTCGTCCAAGTATGAATGGCCAGCTGTGCGTCAATAcaccctttccttctttgatTGCCGTCGAGTGGAGATGTACGACTCTAATGACTATTCCGGATGGTTACGCCCTGACGAGGCGCTCTCCGAGAAGTACCTTGTAGGTCATGAAAAGGGCGGTGCACTGTCGTTGGTATCGTCGACAACTATTTCCATCCCCGATACTGCTCCCCCTCAAGTAGTTCCCCAACCGACGAATGTTAATAACTCAGACGAAGCATCGCGCAAAGCTACGTTGTTTATTGGGTTTTTATGGTGCGTGAATCACTCATTTTCATATATTTTCTTCTGTCGTTAACATGCGTCTTCGTTCTGTAGTAGCTTCGTCGGGTTAATATTGGCGGCAATCGTTATGATCCCATTCTCACTGGCTCGACTCCTATTTACTTCCAACAAAGGGGCTGAAAAACGCCTCGAGGAGACTgtgaaagaagaagaagagagctTTGACTTTTATGATTGAACATTCAGTCTTGAACTATTCATTGTTTGGGACTCGGGTAGTCCTCGACAATCCATGCTCTGTTGTTGATTGTATAGTTTCTGTGTGACTTTTAGTTTCCATTAGCCATGTGTAGGATATTTCTCAATTTAATCGGTGTATAAGTCCCCGCGTCGGTCTCTGGGAACGATTTGAAGCCAGTATTGAGGTTGACTCCAGACAAGGCTCTAGGGTAACTTCCCGGGCTGTTCAAAACATGGCCTGAATCACCATCCAGGACTCACCGATGAAGCAACGATGAAGGCAGGGGTTTGATGGCAGACAGTACATACTGTTCCCACGATGATAATCACGAGAAAGCCCTCCAGGTGATTGCCAGCGCGGACTATTTTGCTTACGCTCAACCATCACGACGACGCCCCGGAATGCTTCGAATCGTCTCGATACACTATTACGGACATACTTCGCAACAATAATAGACTAGGCGAGCGGTAGACGATGGTCATGTGGCCGCCCCTCACAGTTTTACCGCCGTTCAATGTCAATTCGCCAGCAATATTCAGACATATAAGGCGCGCAGGATGAGGAGCACTTTGAAGAGGCCCGATATGTTACCTCTAGCCGTTCTTCTCCTATCGTTCTCACGTCAAGCCTTTGCTATACCATCTGCGACGAGTTTGCAAGCTGATCTTACGTTTTTATTCCAAAATGACCTCAACTGTGCGTCTTTTCCTTTCTAACGGTCTGCTCTACTAAAGCTGACTTCTAATATCAGGGACAACCGCTGCTGATCACAAAGGGACAATTCTCATCAACAAGTTCGGGACCAAGGAAGAAGCTACCGCCGCATGCGCGGAACTTAACGAATCGATACTTCCGACAGATGGCCCATACTTTGATTCAGACATGAAGTCGCTGCTGACATATCTCAACGTCAATTCGCGATACTACAAACAAAAATTCTGGGTTGATTCTACACCAGATGCACCATGCTCCGTGGTTTCACTGCCTGGATCCCTGCAATCCGTTCCATGCAACAGTCGATTCCCAACGTTCTGCTCTCAAAGCTCCCCTTATCGTAGAAACACGGACGTTGATCCGGATCCCAAGTTTCGGGTGCAGGTCAAGTCGAAAAAGTTAACGATCGTTGGGTATGTTCGCTCCATTCTTCAGCCTTGATAGTTTCGTGACCAACATTCTTGTAGAACGCGAGATCATCTATCATTTCGGTTCCTCGGAATTCCCTACGCCGACCCGTTCGAACGCTTCAGTTATTCTAAATTGTATAGTGGAGCTGGCACGATCAACGCCCTGAATTATGGCTCGCCATGTACCCAGTCCAGTGGAGGAAGTGAAGATTGTCTGTTCCTCAATATATATACCCCATATCTCCCTCGAGATCCAGCTCGATCAAAGAGTCTCAAACCTGTCATGTTTTGGATCCATGGCGGTGGCTTCACAGATGGCCAGGCAAGCGATAGCATCTACGATGGAGGAAATATGGCCAGCCGAAGTGATGTGGTAGTTGTCAGTATCAATTATCGGTGAGTTATCTGCCCCTAGCGACCATTTCCCTCGCTCATTAGACATCAGATTAGGCGCTCTGGGGTTTCTGGCACTAGAAGATGGGGTAACTAATGGCAATTTTGGTATCGCTGATCAGGTTCGTCTTTCTCATTCGTTAATATGTGTCTACCAACCATCAAGAATAGATCACTGCTCTCCAATGGGTGCGTGAGCACATCGCAGAGTTTGGTGGCGACCCGTCCTTGGTCACCATCTATGGCCAATCTGCCGGTGCTGGCTCAGTTCGTGCCCTTCTTGCATCACCTCCTGCGTTTGGCTTGTTCCAAGGCGCCATAGCTCAGAGCAATCTGGGAGGCTTCGGCTATGCGTCTACCTACTCGAAGTATCTTACTATTCAGCAGCAATATGCCTCTTTCGGAGCCCCCCTTGTGTCTTCTGTTGGTTGCGCTGGCAGTGCCAACATTCTACAATGCCTACGGGCGCTACCTGCATCCAGTATCACTTCCACTCCTAATGGTCCCAGGTACCACCATTTTGAATCTGACCAATTTTGAAACTGGTTAAATGTATCGCATAGGTATATTGTAGTCGATGGGAAGTTCATTACTACGGACCAACTTGAGGTAAATGGATCCGGCCAGGCAGCAAGAGCCCATGTAATGTTTGGATGGACAAGAGACGATGGCTCCGACTTCATCGGTCCATATCCCACCCCTGGATCGACACTCGCAGGCGCTTTACTTGCAGCTGGGTATGACACATACTCACTAAGCACTCTATATCGTCTAATCATTTCGACAGGCTTAGCAGCGACGTGGTGGATAAAGTTGTTGGTTCTGACCTTTTCCCCACCCCCCTTGGTCCTAACTCGCTGGAAAACCTGTTCAATCTAACGAGCCGGATTGGCACAGACGGTCAATTCCGGTCAGTCTCAGAAACCAGTGAAAAGAAATCACACGAACTCAAACATGCTGTAGATGCATAGACCAAGCCACCGTTATCTCAGCTGCGAAACACGACGTCTTTGCTTCGGTGTGGGCATATCAGTTTGACCGTAGCTATGGAGGCTATGAGCCTGTTCCTGGAACGTGTGATCCTCCCTCAACACCTGCATTCCCCAACGGTGACCCTAATCTGCCATATTATCGGTGCGTCAGGCGCGAGCCGAAAAGGACATTCATCATGTACTGATATCATATATCTCTCTCCCGAAGATGCCACTCCGGAGAATTATACTACATGTTTGGAAATCTAGGGCAGGATTCACTGCCTTTCCGCGACGAACACGATCTGCTCTTGTCTCAGTACGCTGTGGACATGTGGGGCTCGTTCGCACGCACACAAAATCCCAATCCCTCGCCTTACTTCCTTACTGCTCGTGGATACACCAACACAGCCAACATGCTACGCGAAACAGGGCGTTGGAACAAGGTCACACCGCGTGAGAAGGCGCCTCTAAGAATTATCGATAACCAGCAACGGAATTCGCAGTGgctggaagaagaacaatGTGATTTGCTAGGGTATCCTTTTACCTACTTTGGATGAGGCGTGTTCGGCGCTTTCAATACTCTAGTCATACTGAAATGAAAATTTTTTAAGCAACTCAACTGGTTTCCGGATTGTTGTTTGCACAATCTGCATTACTTATAATAGTATCATTATGAAGATGGACAGTTTCATCATGCATTGACTCATCTGGAAGGATGTGCTATATCACTTACCCTACGGCTACCGTCCGTTTATTCAGCAGGAATCTGCATGGCGCTGCGCGATCAATATTCTTTGGCTAGAAGCACCATTGTATCATTTGATTTCTTAATCAAGGCATTGAGACTACAACTTATCTATTCTTACTTCAACCATTATTCTTAGCTCTTTGGAACAGTCAATGACAAGGTGTCCAGGTTTCATTAATCCATGATAGGGATGACTTCATCCATGGATTTATTGTAAAATTTTCCACGGTGAAACGCAATTTCTCTttgttcttcaagaacacAGAGAAAAACGTCAGTCAAACTTTGACTGACGTTTGGCGCTGATACCACGACGCTCCAGAAATTTTCCTGCGTCGAAAACTTCCTTTGCCATATTTGATATTGTTGGCGCATATCACAGAGCATAGAATGTGATGTCCCTTTCTGACAAGTTAGCTAGGTTCGAACAGGATCTAAACTCGTATTCCTGTTGTGTAACATGTCGCCTCACTTGAATCTGTTATTCAAATAGGCGAAAAATGGTCAAAATTGCTTTATCGATAATATATGAGTGGTCTGGTAGCTGTGAAATCATCATAAATAAACGCCTGTGATTTTCTGGGGAAGTTGAGTGCTACCGTTACTCTCTTTACTAGTCTCTTGGATGTTCATGACAGTTGGTGTCAACTTCAGGTTACCTTAGGAAGTTTTAGTCAAATAAATATATCGCATTATCGCGATAGTACCTCGATCATTAATTTCTTCACTCTCATGTGTCAGAGTCACTTTGTTGAAATAATAGGTTCAAACGCGGCTGAAGCGGCAGTGTGGAGTAACGTCTTAACACTGTGTGGATAGCCCTGCGAATCCTCTCACCTCACATAGGATATCAAGGTATGCGAACATAATCAATATTTTTGAATGCCTATATAATTCGGGTACCAGGAACCTGCATTCCTCACTGCGCCCTCCTACATCTCTCTATCAACCCATCTTGTTCACGATATTCACAATCAATTCACTAACTCACAATGTACACTAACAACCCATATGCACAGGCAGGATGGTCTAATCCTCAAAATCCTCACTCAATCAACGAGCGACCATCACTGAACGCTATCCTCGCAGCGTGTCCACCGACATATGGTGCACTTCCTCCATATCAAGTGGACGTCAAGGAGAATATAAACCTTACATTTCAGTTTCTATGCGCTGATGATGCGCTGAACTGTATCATCATTGGACCGAACAGCAAAAAGTTGTTTGAAGTCCGAACTACCCAAAATGTCACGAGAGTCATTGATGAGAGTAACGATGTCTTTGGAAACATACGGTGGTCCAGTCATCCAACTTTGGAGGTCAGAGGCATTCTTTCCGAACGACAAACGAGAGATTTTCTTCGTCTCTCCTCCGATAAACGGTAATCTCCTATTAGATTTCTGAAGCTCTCAAATACTGAATGCATCTAATTCCTACAGGTTTCGGACAATGATAATTCAAGGTAAAAGCTACGTATGGATTCCGGTAAAAAATGGTACCATTGTAAGTAAATAAAGACACAGCCGATGCGAACTTCTAATTTCAATTCTACCCAGCTACACCGCGAGGACCTGCGATCCCCAGAACCTATGGCTCGCATAGCCTATCACACAACTAAACAGGGTCAACAGATCATTTTAGAGCTGGTCACGGAGGCCGTTCAACAGGGCCTCCTTCAACCATGCATAATGGCAACCATCTTGCTCTCGACATCTCGGTTTCTTGATTAGCTTAAGCATCCGTGTGTCGGAGCTGGCTACTTTTTGAATCGAGTTTGTTATTTAAATTATGGCGCATAAATTATTTTTGTTATGTTTATTCGATATCTGTATGCAGGACAGACAGTTTAAGAATATATTGTATCTCTGAACCATTAACCTTTTTATAACCTGAGTTGATTCTCTTGTTGTGGCCAAGTTGTGGCCATATGGTAATGAATGATGGGCGCTAATAATACAGTCCGGATAATTTCTTTAGGCGCTTAATCGTAAGGCCGACTAGCTCAGCTGGTTAGAGCGTCGTGCTAATAACGCGAAGGTCTTGGGTTCGATCCCCACGTTGGCCAATAATAGTTCTTTCTTTTGGGAATTTTTATTTTCGAATTATAAAATACTGTTCTTATCAAAATATATAGAGCGCAGTAACACGGCCGCCACTGAAAAAATGAGTTTAAATCAGGCGTGACTGAGAGCACAGCAGGGATTTGTGGATGTTGTCGTTATCATATGTAAACTTCGGAGATAGTGTTAAAATCCTTTTCACCCAAGTAACATTAAAGGATTCGAACGTATGCAGAATTCACAATCCCGAAATTTGTCAGAAACAATTCAATTAAAATTGTTTCGCTGTATAACAGTGTAAACGGTCCTGCATCTACATTATGAACCGCACCCAAGCGGTGCGTAAGCCAATACTTTTGGTTACCTCCTGATCGGATGTATTATGCCATACTCGGTTAGGTTGCAGTTTGGGTCGTAATTTTTTGACCACGTTTTGCCCTGAATTAGTCAACAACCAACATCACATGAGCAATTCTTTTTAAAGTCCACCGTCCGTTCTTGTTCGACCAGAGTACTTCTTGACCGTTATATTACCTGACTATCTTTAGCCAACTGGAAACCAACTGTTGGGCATATTATTCTTTCTCTAAATGTCGAATAGTGCAACCTCCATTCCGAATGTCGCAGGAAAGCCACTCGTAAAACGATCACAGGGTGCATGCGCTGAATgtagaaggaaaaggagtgAGTGCCAAGTTCTTGGTAGCCCAATTTCGACTGAGCAATGCGTTTATCTCTAAAGGCAGATGTAAATGTCCATTATATATGTACTTCTCTCTCCTAATCATTGTAAACAGGCGACAGAGCCTTGCGAAATGGCCAGAAATGCACAAATTGTGAAAATGCCGATATCGACTGTGTTATTGCTGGATCGCAGGTACCGTACACGTTCCCTGTTCATGTTGCTCACGGCCAACAGTATGATTGACGTAGAAATCTCAattgcaacaacaacaagagTACGTGCTGATAACCCATTGATCACGACGTTGATTGAACGCCTATCAGATATATTCGTATTTTGGAGAAGAGGGTAAAGAGATTAGAAAACTACATCCAAGCAGTAAGGTGGAATATTGATGTCGCTGATCTCTGTGTAACGACTTAGTGTTCGGTGTAGCTTTTCCCTAATGATGACGTCGACGTAGTCATCAGTAAACCTCCTACGTACTGCGACAGTCTTGTAAACGCGTATGGATGCTAATCGACTTTACAGATCTCTTCCATCGCTTAGCACCTCGAAGGATAATGTTACCGATGGCTTGATTGTTTCCAACTCGAAACAGGGAGATAATTCGGATATCTCTGACGAAGATGACATGGGTTATGTTGAAATAGCAAATCAGCTTCGTCAATTTTCTTTGACTCCCATCATATCACCTCGATTTATCGGTCAAGGAAGGCAAGTTGTCGATGTTCAATTTAGTTGAAAATTTTATCGAATGTGATTTCAGCCCAATCATGGCTGCCAAACAGGCTGCTACCATGAGGAGTTTGGTCACTGGTCAGCCTGACACTGGATTAGATCCGAAGCACTATATGAGATCCCAATTTTGGTCCATGAATCCAGTACGTCTTTTTGCTATGTTTTCCTCAGGGTACTCCCAGTCACGATTTATGGCTACGTACTAGTGGGAGCACGCCTACATTACATCTTCTGAATCGACATACGTTTATCCTGAGCCTGATCTCCTCCTGGAGT from Psilocybe cubensis strain MGC-MH-2018 chromosome 7, whole genome shotgun sequence encodes:
- a CDS encoding Para-nitrobenzyl esterase, coding for MLPLAVLLLSFSRQAFAIPSATSLQADLTFLFQNDLNWTTAADHKGTILINKFGTKEEATAACAELNESILPTDGPYFDSDMKSLLTYLNVNSRYYKQKFWVDSTPDAPCSVVSLPGSLQSVPCNSRFPTFCSQSSPYRRNTDVDPDPKFRVQVKSKKLTIVGTRDHLSFRFLGIPYADPFERFSYSKLYSGAGTINALNYGSPCTQSSGGSEDCLFLNIYTPYLPRDPARSKSLKPVMFWIHGGGFTDGQASDSIYDGGNMASRSDVVVVSINYRLGALGFLALEDGVTNGNFGIADQITALQWVREHIAEFGGDPSLVTIYGQSAGAGSVRALLASPPAFGLFQGAIAQSNLGGFGYASTYSKYLTIQQQYASFGAPLVSSVGCAGSANILQCLRALPASSITSTPNGPRYIVVDGKFITTDQLEVNGSGQAARAHVMFGWTRDDGSDFIGPYPTPGSTLAGALLAAGLSSDVVDKVVGSDLFPTPLGPNSLENLFNLTSRIGTDGQFRCIDQATVISAAKHDVFASVWAYQFDRSYGGYEPVPGTCDPPSTPAFPNGDPNLPYYRCHSGELYYMFGNLGQDSLPFRDEHDLLLSQYAVDMWGSFARTQNPNPSPYFLTARGYTNTANMLRETGRWNKVTPREKAPLRIIDNQQRNSQWLEEEQCDLLGYPFTYFG